Proteins co-encoded in one Acidithiobacillus caldus ATCC 51756 genomic window:
- a CDS encoding UvrD-helicase domain-containing protein has product MSEWIQLNDQQREAVLLPPGPALVLAGAGSGKTRVLISRIAHLLEEGVRPAEILAVTFTNKAARSMRERLAALVQVDLAPLWMGTFHGIAHRLLRRHAEALGLPADFQVLDSDDSQRLVRRALRELGLDEKQWTPRALAAQIGRWKDEGWTPAQVPAREVGRWTIPVQVYERYERIKERGGLVDFADLLLYALRLWDQDGILEHYRERFQHVLVDEFQDTNAVQYTWLRRLAAHGRLFVVGDDDQSIYAWRGARVENLLRFAEDFPGAALVRLEQNYRSSAPILAAANAVIAHNAERLGKTLWTAQDGGEPLELYAAYNEEDEARFVVAQIQQWVAQGGRREDCAILYRSNAQSRVFEEILVREGVPYRVYGGLRFFERAEIKDVLAYLRLCRNRHDDASFERVVNLPTRGIGNVTLERLRLQAREQGLSLWQAAGQAASPKLNAFLTLVDGLAAEIAGDELDAAVQRVIEVTGLRDWYARDGDRNEGRLENLDELINAARAYAFVEEREALRELNPDPGNRLSEFLTHAALEAGEGASDAWEDAVQLMSLHSAKGLEFPVVFLVGLEEGLFPHQRSLEDADGLAEERRLCYVGMTRAMRRLVLCYAESRRLHGSERASLPSRFLRDLPSDLVRELRPRARIRRPVVPTATLSPRQGSAARDLPYPLGSRIRHPVFGEGTVLDYEASGRQGRIQVRFASGAKWLALGVVALEHLS; this is encoded by the coding sequence GTGAGTGAATGGATACAACTCAACGATCAACAGCGTGAGGCTGTGCTCCTACCGCCTGGCCCTGCCCTGGTGCTGGCAGGGGCGGGCTCGGGCAAGACCCGCGTACTCATCAGCCGCATCGCCCATCTGTTGGAGGAGGGGGTGCGTCCGGCAGAGATCCTGGCCGTAACTTTTACCAACAAGGCGGCGCGGTCCATGCGCGAGCGTCTGGCGGCCCTGGTGCAGGTGGATCTCGCGCCGCTGTGGATGGGTACCTTCCACGGTATTGCTCACCGCTTGTTGCGCCGCCACGCCGAGGCCCTTGGTCTGCCCGCCGATTTTCAGGTCCTCGATAGCGACGACAGCCAACGCCTGGTGCGCCGCGCCCTGCGCGAGCTGGGTCTGGATGAGAAGCAGTGGACACCCCGGGCGCTGGCGGCACAGATCGGTCGCTGGAAGGACGAGGGCTGGACGCCGGCGCAGGTGCCGGCGCGGGAGGTCGGTCGCTGGACGATCCCGGTGCAGGTCTACGAACGCTATGAGCGCATCAAGGAACGCGGCGGCCTGGTAGATTTCGCCGACTTGCTCCTGTATGCCCTGCGTCTGTGGGATCAGGACGGCATCCTCGAGCACTATCGCGAACGTTTTCAGCATGTGCTCGTGGACGAGTTCCAGGACACCAACGCCGTGCAATACACCTGGCTCCGGCGCCTGGCCGCGCACGGACGGCTTTTCGTGGTGGGGGATGACGATCAGTCCATCTATGCCTGGCGCGGGGCCAGGGTCGAGAATCTGCTGCGCTTCGCCGAGGATTTTCCTGGTGCGGCGCTGGTGCGTCTGGAGCAAAACTATCGTTCCAGTGCGCCCATTCTGGCCGCTGCCAACGCGGTCATCGCCCACAACGCCGAGCGCCTGGGCAAGACCCTGTGGACGGCACAGGATGGTGGGGAGCCCCTGGAGCTCTACGCGGCCTACAATGAGGAGGACGAAGCCCGCTTTGTCGTCGCCCAGATCCAGCAGTGGGTCGCGCAGGGTGGGCGTCGTGAGGATTGTGCCATTCTGTACCGTTCCAACGCCCAGTCTCGGGTCTTCGAGGAAATCCTGGTGCGCGAAGGCGTGCCCTATCGGGTCTACGGCGGGCTGCGTTTTTTCGAACGGGCGGAAATCAAGGACGTGCTCGCCTATCTGCGGCTGTGCCGCAACCGGCACGACGATGCGTCCTTCGAGCGGGTGGTCAATCTGCCTACCCGGGGAATTGGCAATGTCACCCTGGAGCGCCTGCGCCTGCAGGCCCGGGAGCAGGGTCTATCCCTGTGGCAGGCAGCGGGGCAGGCCGCTTCGCCCAAGCTGAACGCCTTCCTGACCCTGGTGGACGGCCTCGCCGCCGAGATTGCCGGCGACGAACTGGACGCCGCGGTGCAGCGGGTGATCGAGGTGACGGGCCTGCGCGACTGGTACGCACGCGATGGCGACCGCAATGAGGGCCGCCTGGAAAATCTGGACGAACTCATCAACGCCGCGCGTGCCTATGCCTTTGTGGAGGAGCGTGAGGCGCTGCGGGAGCTCAATCCCGACCCCGGCAATCGTTTGTCGGAGTTTCTCACCCACGCGGCTCTGGAGGCCGGCGAGGGTGCCAGCGATGCCTGGGAGGATGCGGTCCAGTTGATGAGTCTGCACAGCGCCAAGGGCCTGGAGTTCCCCGTGGTTTTTCTGGTGGGTCTGGAAGAGGGCCTGTTTCCGCACCAGCGCTCGCTGGAGGATGCCGATGGGCTCGCCGAGGAGCGCAGGCTGTGTTATGTCGGCATGACGCGCGCCATGCGCCGACTGGTGCTCTGCTACGCCGAGAGCAGACGTCTGCATGGGTCGGAGCGTGCCAGTCTGCCCTCCCGGTTTCTGCGCGACCTGCCCAGCGATCTCGTCCGCGAGCTGCGGCCGCGGGCACGCATCCGCCGCCCCGTGGTGCCGACGGCGACGTTGTCGCCCCGGCAGGGCAGCGCCGCACGGGACTTACCCTATCCTTTGGGCAGCCGTATCCGGCACCCGGTGTTCGGCGAGGGTACGGTATTGGATTACGAGGCTTCCGGTCGTCAGGGACGGATCCAGGTGCGTTTTGCCTCCGGGGCCAAGTGGCTGGCCCTGGGTGTGGTGGCCCTGGAGCACCTCTCCTGA
- a CDS encoding Spy/CpxP family protein refolding chaperone, with the protein MKMFQPAVRFLAASLLLAAPVAFAAGTGAMDGTTANGPAHMGTGPMAGHGPMHGMHPHWGPMARMANAPVPMLLPIVWKHAVELKLTPAQDQELQNWRKAAEQKMRGRWSQWREHNLALRKALLDHAPAATIKPLEDQVLKDHAEMLQEGIAQVEFVHKLLTPAQWQQVTKLYADMEKRQKEWGHPGWKRP; encoded by the coding sequence ATGAAAATGTTTCAGCCTGCTGTTCGGTTTCTCGCCGCCAGTCTTCTGTTGGCTGCTCCAGTAGCCTTTGCCGCCGGTACCGGCGCGATGGATGGCACCACCGCCAACGGCCCCGCGCATATGGGTACTGGGCCCATGGCCGGTCACGGACCCATGCACGGCATGCACCCGCATTGGGGTCCAATGGCCCGGATGGCCAATGCACCCGTACCCATGCTCCTGCCCATCGTCTGGAAACATGCGGTGGAGCTCAAGCTGACCCCGGCCCAGGATCAGGAGCTGCAAAACTGGCGCAAGGCGGCCGAACAGAAGATGCGCGGGCGCTGGTCCCAGTGGCGCGAGCATAACCTCGCCTTGCGCAAGGCGCTTCTGGACCATGCGCCCGCCGCCACCATCAAACCCCTGGAAGATCAGGTGCTGAAAGACCACGCCGAGATGCTGCAGGAGGGCATAGCGCAGGTGGAGTTCGTCCACAAGCTGTTGACGCCGGCCCAGTGGCAGCAGGTCACCAAGCTCTATGCCGACATGGAAAAGCGGCAGAAGGAGTGGGGTCATCCGGGTTGGAAGCGCCCCTGA
- a CDS encoding chaperone modulator CbpM — protein sequence MSSTPITVLQAEIVDDGLLCFDFGELCDLLHCAPSEALAWVQYGVIQPQGSGPQHWRFRRIDLYRARLGQRLARDLELDMAGAALAVELLERLRF from the coding sequence ATGAGTTCCACTCCCATCACCGTCCTGCAGGCAGAGATCGTCGACGATGGTCTGCTCTGCTTTGATTTCGGCGAGCTTTGCGATCTGTTGCATTGCGCACCCAGTGAGGCCTTGGCCTGGGTCCAATACGGGGTGATACAGCCCCAGGGCAGCGGACCACAACACTGGCGTTTTCGGCGCATAGACCTCTATCGCGCTCGTCTCGGGCAGCGCTTGGCCCGCGATCTCGAACTGGACATGGCCGGCGCGGCATTGGCCGTCGAGCTGTTGGAACGTCTGCGCTTCTAG
- a CDS encoding sensor domain-containing diguanylate cyclase, translating to MIDDRFKALKNTGRLPSPRGIYLEVARLVDAEETSSLDLARVLQADPALSARLLKMTSMAMRAGRRPIVSIPDAILVLGFAQIKRLVLALTLMQASEQRVPGFDYASFWTTSLLTALAVQELVQILGQAPADEIFVLGLLARIGHLSLASAYPEEFAQILQDAPTPVDELWLKAQELERFALDEDEVTGLLLEDWGFPAVYVEAAFFQSNAKAVPRGEWPRSLRIAHMLSLGRSLAQQCLLQTQDDDGQREHLLREAANLGIDVATMETIAQSLLMAWPEWRGLLGEAAPLRRQVQLRQAADTEPGCGVGDAVHSLHVAWAGRVDAVPEVLLSLGKQGNAFWPLSIEGFLHWPGRDQVDLLVLDWDAIAELWERLLPRFNGRRELGPYLLLVAPELPPEVESRLFETAVDARELPPLTDQKLTPHLHAAARRRALRQEQAGRWQRLRQFAGTLVEVNRDLRQAALTDPLTALRNRRYVTERLAQEWAAAQRHGKTLAVLLLDLDNFKQINDELGHHSGDAVLRQLAATLQAHARMQDVLCRVGGDEFLVICPETTLDGARTMAERIRQALLELRVPGAESADGLSLSIGIATNGAEVDSPEALLQAADRALYRAKSHGRNRVEVYQGGTGGVGLG from the coding sequence TTGATCGACGATCGCTTCAAGGCGCTCAAGAATACGGGGCGATTACCCTCGCCGCGCGGCATCTATCTCGAGGTCGCCCGCCTGGTCGATGCCGAGGAAACCAGCAGTCTTGACCTTGCGCGGGTCTTGCAGGCGGACCCGGCCCTCAGCGCTAGGCTTCTCAAAATGACCAGCATGGCCATGCGCGCCGGTCGGCGCCCCATCGTGTCCATCCCCGATGCCATACTGGTCTTGGGTTTTGCCCAGATCAAGCGCCTCGTGCTCGCGCTGACGCTGATGCAAGCGTCGGAGCAGCGGGTACCGGGTTTCGATTACGCGAGCTTCTGGACCACGTCTCTGCTCACTGCCCTGGCCGTCCAGGAGTTGGTCCAGATTTTGGGGCAGGCCCCGGCCGATGAGATTTTCGTCCTGGGCCTGCTGGCGCGAATCGGTCACTTGTCCCTCGCCAGTGCCTATCCCGAGGAGTTTGCCCAGATCTTGCAGGATGCACCGACACCTGTCGATGAGCTCTGGCTGAAAGCGCAGGAGTTGGAGCGCTTTGCGCTGGACGAGGATGAGGTCACCGGTCTGCTTCTGGAAGATTGGGGATTCCCCGCCGTATACGTGGAAGCCGCATTCTTTCAGTCCAATGCCAAGGCCGTGCCGCGGGGCGAATGGCCGCGATCCTTGCGGATTGCGCATATGCTGAGTCTGGGGAGGTCCCTGGCGCAGCAATGTCTGCTGCAGACCCAGGACGACGATGGTCAGCGCGAGCACCTGCTGCGGGAAGCGGCGAATCTGGGTATCGATGTGGCCACCATGGAGACGATTGCCCAGTCCCTGCTCATGGCCTGGCCAGAGTGGCGCGGCTTGCTGGGTGAGGCCGCACCCTTGCGACGCCAGGTGCAGCTGCGCCAGGCGGCAGATACAGAACCTGGCTGCGGTGTTGGTGACGCAGTGCACAGCCTGCATGTGGCCTGGGCCGGTAGAGTGGATGCGGTGCCGGAGGTATTGCTGAGTCTGGGAAAGCAGGGGAACGCTTTTTGGCCCCTGTCCATCGAAGGATTTTTGCACTGGCCCGGTCGCGATCAGGTGGATCTTCTGGTGCTCGACTGGGACGCCATCGCCGAACTTTGGGAGCGCCTGTTACCTCGGTTCAACGGTCGACGGGAGCTTGGGCCCTACCTCTTGCTCGTCGCGCCTGAATTGCCGCCTGAGGTGGAGTCCCGTCTTTTCGAAACGGCGGTGGACGCGCGCGAGCTACCGCCTTTGACAGACCAGAAACTCACGCCCCATCTGCACGCCGCCGCCCGCCGCCGAGCCTTGCGCCAGGAGCAAGCCGGTCGCTGGCAACGGCTGCGCCAGTTTGCCGGAACCTTGGTGGAGGTCAACCGAGACCTGCGTCAAGCGGCCCTGACCGATCCTTTGACGGCTCTGCGCAACCGGCGCTACGTGACGGAGCGGCTCGCCCAAGAGTGGGCCGCCGCCCAGCGACACGGAAAGACCTTGGCGGTTCTCCTGCTCGATCTGGATAATTTCAAGCAGATCAATGACGAGCTGGGCCATCACAGCGGCGATGCGGTCCTGCGTCAACTGGCGGCGACGCTGCAGGCGCACGCACGCATGCAGGACGTGCTGTGCCGCGTGGGCGGCGACGAGTTTCTCGTTATCTGTCCCGAGACCACCCTGGACGGTGCGCGCACCATGGCGGAGCGGATCCGCCAGGCGCTGTTGGAACTGCGCGTCCCCGGCGCAGAGTCTGCCGACGGACTTTCCTTGAGTATTGGCATCGCCACCAACGGCGCCGAGGTCGATTCCCCTGAGGCTTTATTGCAGGCTGCCGACCGCGCGCTCTACCGTGCCAAAAGCCATGGCCGCAATCGGGTGGAAGTGTACCAAGGTGGCACCGGCGGCGTCGGCTTGGGCTAG
- a CDS encoding SIMPL domain-containing protein (The SIMPL domain is named for its presence in mouse protein SIMPL (signalling molecule that associates with mouse pelle-like kinase). Bacterial member BP26, from Brucella, was shown to assemble into a channel-like structure, while YggE from E. coli has been associated with resistance to oxidative stress.), whose protein sequence is MSSHRRSAVFAGLIAGLCLLPPAAGADVASDANRTRIELSTTEDYVVPATQLRAELAASAERDDPARAAAAVNASLQWASGILAKDPAVHWQNAGYQSLRVEVDKRPLWRVTGSLQLEAAPALLGPLLAHLQARLQIVSTQFVARAADHEEAERRAAAKALHTWRERAREACTALGLRWGGIESVRLSDRWQDNEPRPLVFAAARAGNPPAIPLGEGRKSRQVEVAGSAWCHP, encoded by the coding sequence GTGTCCAGCCATCGTCGCAGTGCTGTCTTTGCTGGTCTCATTGCGGGCCTGTGCTTGCTGCCCCCCGCCGCCGGTGCCGATGTCGCCAGCGATGCGAACCGCACCCGCATCGAGCTTTCGACGACCGAGGACTACGTCGTTCCCGCTACCCAACTGAGGGCGGAACTGGCGGCCAGCGCGGAGCGTGACGATCCGGCGCGCGCGGCAGCCGCGGTCAATGCATCCTTGCAGTGGGCCAGTGGCATTCTCGCCAAAGATCCGGCCGTGCACTGGCAGAATGCGGGGTATCAGAGTCTCCGCGTGGAAGTGGACAAACGTCCTCTCTGGCGGGTTACCGGGAGTCTGCAGCTGGAGGCGGCTCCCGCGCTTCTGGGCCCATTGTTGGCCCACTTGCAGGCCCGCTTGCAGATCGTGTCGACGCAGTTCGTTGCCCGTGCCGCCGATCACGAGGAGGCCGAGCGGCGGGCCGCCGCCAAGGCTCTGCACACCTGGCGGGAGCGCGCCCGCGAGGCCTGCACGGCACTGGGTCTGCGTTGGGGCGGCATCGAGTCCGTGCGCCTCAGTGATCGTTGGCAGGATAACGAACCGCGTCCGTTGGTGTTCGCGGCCGCCCGCGCCGGTAACCCGCCCGCAATTCCCCTGGGCGAGGGGCGCAAATCCCGTCAGGTGGAGGTCGCCGGCAGCGCTTGGTGTCACCCATGA
- a CDS encoding DnaJ C-terminal domain-containing protein, translating to MEYKDYYQILGVGRDADADAIKAAYRKMARRYHPDVSKEANAEERFKEVQEAYEVLKDPEKRRAYDQLGSNWRAGQEFRPPPGWEHFHAGFGGPQDAAGMGGFSDFFEELFAQSRGGRRGGGFRAQGEDTQATLAISLEDAAHGVQREIALELPGIGPDGRLQRQTRRLTVKIPKGITAGQRLRIAGQGQPGLGGGPAGDLYLLVEFLPHPQFRVEGRDLYHDLKITPWEAVLGASVEVPTLDGPVRTKVPAGANCGQKLRLKGKGLPGSAGKEAGDLYAVVQIVVPKTISEQDRALWQQLAEHSHFHPRR from the coding sequence TTGGAATACAAAGATTACTATCAGATTCTGGGTGTTGGCCGCGACGCCGATGCCGACGCCATCAAGGCGGCATACCGGAAGATGGCGCGTCGGTACCACCCGGATGTCAGCAAGGAAGCAAATGCCGAGGAACGCTTCAAGGAGGTCCAGGAGGCTTATGAAGTACTCAAGGACCCGGAAAAGCGCCGCGCCTACGACCAGTTGGGAAGCAACTGGAGGGCCGGCCAGGAATTTCGCCCGCCGCCGGGGTGGGAGCACTTCCACGCGGGTTTTGGCGGTCCGCAGGATGCTGCGGGGATGGGAGGCTTCAGCGATTTCTTCGAGGAGCTCTTTGCCCAGAGTCGCGGCGGTCGACGGGGCGGCGGTTTCCGTGCCCAGGGCGAGGATACCCAGGCCACCCTGGCCATCAGTCTAGAGGATGCCGCCCACGGGGTGCAGCGAGAGATCGCCCTGGAGCTTCCCGGTATTGGCCCCGACGGCCGCCTGCAACGCCAGACGCGGCGTCTCACGGTCAAGATCCCCAAGGGCATCACCGCCGGTCAGCGTCTGCGCATTGCCGGACAGGGGCAACCTGGCCTTGGTGGCGGTCCCGCCGGCGATCTCTACCTGCTGGTGGAATTCTTGCCCCATCCCCAGTTCCGGGTGGAGGGTCGGGATCTCTACCACGATCTGAAGATCACGCCCTGGGAGGCCGTTTTGGGCGCCAGTGTCGAGGTACCGACCCTGGACGGGCCCGTCCGCACCAAAGTCCCGGCGGGAGCCAATTGTGGCCAGAAGCTCCGGCTCAAGGGTAAGGGACTGCCAGGTAGCGCAGGAAAGGAGGCAGGAGATCTGTATGCTGTCGTCCAGATCGTCGTGCCAAAAACGATATCGGAGCAGGATAGAGCCCTCTGGCAACAGCTAGCCGAGCACTCGCACTTTCACCCACGTCGCTGA
- a CDS encoding TolC family protein, with translation MKPGRWSLLGLALTVAPVSLPATGESLLADPFATTHGLPAAPGELWRGEAHLPPLPKAPAAKADWLGRDWSLAELTDYALSHNPQTAAAWDGLRAQAAALGVAQSAWLPTVTMNTSASRRQAVSTAGFSVPVRNSVSPNLTLSYTLWDFGLRRAKVDAARAQEWVAGFTQNQSIQAVAFSVAQAYYQVLGNRALLLADRQTVAEQEKNLEAAELLHRAGQATIGALYQARAALAQARSALAAQEQTLRGSEGNLAAAVGLGPATRIGLADLRLDAPPPPGLAQAAETLMQAAEKANPALQASRAQLAVAEANVRSARASGLPSLALSGNYGYQFQNGFAPGDTWSLGLTLTVPLFTGFNHHYQVRQAQAQADQAQAQLSQSQSTTLTQVWQDYHNFQGTLASYPGARSSLENAEKALEVVRAQYRVGQATIQDVLLAESTLAQARYTLIQNLVSSYVALAQLSQAVGMPLGEVQP, from the coding sequence GTGAAACCTGGTCGGTGGTCCCTCCTTGGTCTGGCCCTGACCGTTGCGCCGGTGAGTCTGCCGGCCACGGGCGAAAGTTTGCTTGCCGATCCCTTTGCCACGACGCACGGGCTCCCGGCGGCGCCGGGCGAGCTTTGGCGGGGCGAAGCCCACCTGCCGCCCTTGCCCAAGGCGCCAGCGGCCAAAGCCGACTGGCTTGGGCGTGACTGGAGTCTGGCGGAGCTTACGGACTATGCGCTCAGCCACAATCCGCAGACGGCGGCAGCCTGGGATGGTCTACGCGCCCAGGCTGCTGCGCTGGGAGTGGCGCAAAGCGCATGGCTGCCCACGGTAACCATGAACACCTCCGCCAGTCGGCGCCAGGCCGTGTCCACAGCGGGCTTCAGTGTGCCGGTGCGCAACAGCGTGAGCCCCAATCTGACCCTGTCGTATACCCTGTGGGATTTTGGTTTGCGTCGAGCCAAGGTGGATGCCGCGCGCGCCCAGGAGTGGGTAGCGGGTTTCACCCAGAACCAGAGTATTCAGGCCGTCGCCTTCAGCGTGGCCCAGGCCTACTACCAGGTGCTGGGTAATCGGGCCTTGCTTTTGGCAGATCGGCAGACCGTGGCCGAACAGGAAAAGAACCTGGAGGCTGCGGAACTCCTGCACCGTGCGGGCCAGGCGACCATCGGTGCACTCTATCAAGCGCGTGCCGCCCTGGCGCAGGCGCGCTCGGCGCTGGCGGCCCAGGAACAGACCCTGCGTGGGAGTGAAGGTAATCTGGCGGCGGCCGTGGGACTTGGGCCAGCGACGCGCATCGGTCTGGCCGATCTGCGTCTGGACGCCCCGCCGCCCCCGGGCCTTGCACAGGCGGCCGAGACCCTGATGCAGGCCGCCGAAAAAGCCAATCCCGCGCTGCAAGCGTCTCGTGCCCAGCTGGCCGTTGCCGAGGCCAATGTACGCAGCGCCCGTGCCAGCGGCTTGCCGAGTCTGGCGCTATCCGGAAACTACGGCTACCAGTTTCAAAACGGTTTCGCGCCGGGGGATACCTGGAGCCTTGGCCTCACCCTGACGGTGCCGCTTTTCACCGGTTTCAATCACCACTATCAGGTACGCCAAGCCCAGGCCCAGGCCGATCAGGCGCAGGCGCAGCTCAGCCAGAGCCAAAGCACGACGCTCACCCAAGTCTGGCAGGATTACCACAATTTCCAAGGGACCCTCGCCTCCTATCCCGGGGCGCGCAGCAGCCTGGAGAATGCGGAAAAGGCCTTGGAGGTGGTGCGCGCACAGTATCGGGTGGGCCAGGCCACCATACAGGATGTGCTGCTGGCCGAATCGACCCTGGCCCAGGCCCGCTACACCCTCATCCAGAACCTGGTGTCGAGTTATGTGGCCCTGGCGCAACTCAGTCAGGCCGTCGGTATGCCTTTGGGAGAAGTACAACCATGA
- a CDS encoding response regulator, protein MEAPLMAKARILLVDDDPRLRSILLRYLEMQDFSVCGVASTALMDRMLEREFFDLLLLDVMMPGEDGFEACARLRRQEPQLPIIMLTARGDLDDRVQGLSLGADDYLAKPFEPEELVARIRAVLRRSQEPDMAKPSPGAIHFGPFRLALDTRSLWRGEERIPLTETEFSLLHALASHPWQTLSRDRLIQMIRAGDEVPGARGVDVFISRLRRLIEDDPATPRYLQTVWGRGYVFVPSEDHGSTAT, encoded by the coding sequence TTGGAAGCGCCCCTGATGGCCAAGGCCCGCATCCTGCTGGTGGATGACGACCCCAGGTTGCGCAGCATTCTGCTGCGTTACCTGGAGATGCAGGATTTCAGCGTCTGTGGCGTCGCCTCCACAGCGCTGATGGACCGGATGCTGGAGCGGGAATTCTTTGATCTGCTCCTGCTGGACGTGATGATGCCGGGAGAAGACGGTTTCGAAGCCTGCGCACGCCTGCGCCGGCAGGAACCCCAGCTGCCCATCATCATGTTGACGGCCCGCGGCGATCTGGACGATCGCGTCCAGGGACTGTCCCTGGGCGCCGACGATTACCTGGCCAAACCCTTCGAGCCCGAAGAGCTGGTGGCCCGCATACGTGCCGTCCTGCGGCGCAGTCAGGAGCCGGACATGGCCAAACCAAGCCCCGGCGCCATCCATTTTGGCCCTTTTCGCCTTGCTCTCGACACCCGCAGCCTATGGCGCGGTGAGGAACGCATTCCCCTGACCGAGACCGAATTCTCCCTGCTCCACGCCCTGGCCAGCCATCCCTGGCAGACCTTGTCCCGCGATCGTCTGATCCAGATGATCCGCGCCGGCGATGAAGTCCCGGGAGCGCGCGGCGTCGATGTCTTCATTTCGCGCCTGCGCCGCCTGATCGAGGACGATCCCGCGACTCCACGCTACCTGCAGACGGTCTGGGGACGCGGCTATGTCTTCGTCCCCAGCGAAGACCACGGCTCCACGGCCACCTGA
- a CDS encoding ATP-binding protein, with amino-acid sequence MRPRFWTDTLFARIFLLVGALLLASQLAVYWYFNVYQAERRAQFPAQNWAQILTLSEALGPAARARLAPTLARQGMEWRPASAMGGSPKLPAPLQNALQILHGLGWPEAEIRLDRRHNTLWLRASPQSSHAIAMPLPRPAGPSPQWFKLSAILLLSLLGTFLIVRQLTRPLSRIIAGVVDARATETLPELPVAGPADVQRLAEKLNQALGEMHQLWKEREMVLLGVSHDLRTPLTRMRMLLEFLPADTEIREDLIANLREMDAILRQFLDYARSGQEEPSQALELASWLRDFAERQGSDIQLDLPADSELKARLRPVGLARMLQNLTDNARRHGAPPILLRVRRTPTGWVFVVRDHGKGVPAAELEKMERPFAVAGRGGGTGLGLAIVRRLVQVQGGTLLFREAREGGLEVEIRLPDR; translated from the coding sequence ATGCGCCCGCGTTTCTGGACGGACACCCTCTTTGCCCGCATATTCCTGCTGGTGGGCGCGCTGCTGCTCGCCAGTCAGCTGGCCGTATACTGGTATTTCAATGTCTACCAGGCAGAGCGTCGGGCCCAGTTTCCGGCCCAGAACTGGGCGCAGATTCTCACCCTGAGCGAGGCCCTGGGGCCTGCGGCGCGGGCGAGGCTGGCACCTACCCTGGCGCGTCAGGGTATGGAATGGCGTCCGGCCAGCGCCATGGGCGGCAGCCCTAAACTTCCCGCACCCCTGCAAAACGCGCTGCAGATCCTGCACGGCCTTGGCTGGCCCGAGGCGGAGATCCGCCTGGATCGCCGGCACAACACCCTGTGGCTGCGGGCAAGTCCGCAAAGTTCCCACGCCATCGCCATGCCCTTACCGCGCCCCGCGGGACCTTCGCCCCAGTGGTTCAAGCTCAGCGCCATCCTATTGCTCTCCCTCCTTGGCACCTTCCTCATCGTGCGCCAGCTGACGCGCCCCTTGAGTCGGATCATCGCCGGCGTGGTGGATGCCCGCGCTACCGAGACCCTTCCGGAACTGCCCGTGGCTGGGCCCGCCGATGTGCAGCGCCTGGCCGAGAAACTGAATCAGGCCTTGGGCGAGATGCACCAGCTTTGGAAAGAGCGGGAAATGGTGCTCTTGGGGGTGTCCCACGATCTGCGCACGCCTTTGACGCGCATGCGCATGCTCCTGGAGTTCCTGCCCGCAGATACGGAGATTCGGGAGGATCTCATTGCCAATCTGCGTGAGATGGATGCCATCCTGCGCCAGTTCCTGGACTATGCCCGCAGCGGGCAGGAGGAGCCCAGCCAGGCACTGGAACTCGCTTCCTGGTTGCGCGACTTTGCCGAGCGGCAGGGGTCGGACATTCAGCTGGACCTACCCGCTGACTCCGAACTCAAGGCACGGCTGCGTCCCGTCGGTCTCGCCCGCATGCTCCAGAATCTTACGGACAATGCCCGGCGTCACGGCGCGCCGCCCATCCTTTTGCGGGTTCGCCGCACACCGACGGGGTGGGTCTTTGTCGTGCGCGACCACGGTAAGGGCGTGCCGGCGGCGGAACTGGAGAAAATGGAGCGACCCTTTGCCGTCGCCGGACGCGGTGGCGGCACGGGTCTGGGCCTGGCTATCGTCCGCCGTCTGGTTCAGGTCCAGGGCGGCACCCTGCTTTTTCGGGAGGCTCGGGAGGGCGGCCTGGAGGTGGAAATCCGCCTGCCGGATCGCTGA